Proteins encoded within one genomic window of Patescibacteria group bacterium:
- a CDS encoding helix-turn-helix domain-containing protein — MEIQSMLKKIGLNDKEVKVYLTLFENGATKPTVLAKMTKLNRATLYNVAQGLISKGIVSGDLSGKSLVFTPLPPSDLEKILAPAKRDLEEKASLIEEAVSELNLIVSGKQYPIPKIRFIEENNLEKFLFDNLEKWQDEVIGSDGVWWGYQDHTFAASFEKWLDQTWRTTQSKNSHYQAQVFSNVSETESKLKRKYANPKRQVRFLENTSFTATTWVCGDYLIMIMTQQHPYYLIEIHDQFLAQNTKEVFKKLWELSK; from the coding sequence ATGGAAATACAATCAATGCTCAAAAAAATAGGATTAAATGACAAAGAGGTTAAAGTTTATTTAACCTTATTTGAAAATGGGGCAACCAAACCGACGGTTTTGGCAAAGATGACAAAGTTAAATCGAGCCACTTTATATAATGTAGCTCAAGGGTTAATTTCCAAAGGAATTGTTTCCGGAGATTTGAGTGGCAAGTCGCTTGTTTTTACGCCACTGCCACCTAGTGATTTAGAAAAGATTCTTGCTCCAGCTAAAAGAGATTTGGAGGAGAAGGCGAGTTTAATCGAAGAGGCGGTTAGCGAGCTTAACTTAATAGTTAGCGGCAAGCAATATCCTATACCCAAAATTAGGTTTATCGAAGAAAATAATTTAGAAAAATTTCTTTTTGATAATTTAGAAAAATGGCAGGATGAAGTGATTGGTTCCGATGGTGTCTGGTGGGGCTACCAAGATCATACCTTTGCCGCTAGCTTTGAAAAGTGGCTGGACCAAACTTGGCGAACAACTCAAAGTAAAAATAGTCATTATCAGGCGCAAGTTTTTAGTAATGTGTCGGAAACCGAAAGCAAGCTGAAACGTAAATATGCCAATCCTAAACGACAAGTTAGGTTTTTAGAAAATACCAGTTTTACTGCTACCACTTGGGTTTGTGGCGATTATTTGATTATGATTATGACGCAGCAACACCCATATTATCTGATAGAGATTCATGACCAGTTTTTGGCTCAAAATACCAAGGAAGTTTTTAAGAAACTTTGGGAGCTATCGAAATAG
- a CDS encoding M20/M25/M40 family metallo-hydrolase, with protein MNKQQEILALSKRLISIPSVVGDFAAQQKCLDFIERYFKGLPALKVKRFRFGDHGSLLFYNQSVKNPDVCFYGHVDVVKAEKRQFSPKVKGDKLFGRGASDMKAVLAAQMVLLKDLIKSGYAGSVALLVVTDEEIGGALGAQKIADEFNFRPGCILVPDGGDNWKMSIGEKGVHWTEIAFEGKPDHGSRPWLGVNAGEELMAAYEKIKKSFRQAKSEKDSLLTINLGAIEGGVNYNQVMPSATMGLDIRYPKNIKLSEIKKKIKAALPLYAKVKSLEESPAWSVDLDNKLIKRFTRSACKVLRRKKIEQQISCGASDARMFGWIGVPTIVFKPVCGGMHSRDEWVSIKALGKFYDIYKDFLLSK; from the coding sequence ATGAACAAACAACAAGAAATCCTGGCCTTATCTAAACGGCTTATCTCTATACCCAGCGTGGTGGGTGATTTTGCGGCACAGCAAAAATGTCTAGATTTTATAGAAAGATATTTCAAAGGATTGCCGGCATTAAAAGTGAAGCGGTTTCGGTTTGGCGATCACGGCTCACTACTGTTTTATAATCAATCAGTCAAAAATCCCGACGTTTGTTTTTACGGTCACGTAGATGTGGTTAAAGCAGAAAAAAGACAGTTTTCTCCTAAGGTCAAAGGTGACAAACTTTTCGGCCGAGGAGCAAGCGACATGAAAGCGGTACTTGCTGCGCAGATGGTGCTACTCAAAGATTTGATAAAGTCGGGATATGCCGGTTCGGTTGCTTTGCTTGTCGTCACCGACGAAGAAATCGGCGGCGCGCTTGGTGCACAGAAAATTGCTGACGAGTTTAATTTTAGACCGGGATGCATTTTGGTTCCCGACGGCGGTGACAATTGGAAAATGTCGATCGGCGAAAAAGGTGTACACTGGACAGAAATTGCTTTTGAAGGAAAACCGGATCACGGTTCACGGCCGTGGCTGGGGGTTAATGCTGGTGAAGAACTAATGGCGGCTTATGAAAAAATCAAGAAATCTTTTCGGCAAGCTAAATCAGAAAAAGACAGTTTGTTGACCATTAATCTTGGCGCAATCGAGGGTGGAGTGAACTATAACCAAGTGATGCCTAGCGCGACCATGGGTCTGGATATCCGTTACCCCAAAAATATTAAACTATCAGAAATCAAGAAAAAAATTAAAGCAGCACTACCGCTATATGCCAAGGTGAAAAGTTTGGAAGAGTCGCCAGCTTGGTCAGTGGATCTGGATAATAAACTGATCAAAAGATTTACCCGTTCCGCTTGCAAAGTTTTACGTCGCAAAAAAATCGAACAGCAGATTTCCTGTGGCGCATCTGACGCCCGGATGTTTGGTTGGATTGGTGTGCCGACGATTGTTTTCAAACCCGTCTGTGGTGGGATGCATTCTCGTGATGAGTGGGTGAGTATAAAAGCATTGGGTAAATTTTACGATATTTACAAGGACTTTTTGCTTAGCAAATAA
- a CDS encoding valine--tRNA ligase has product MDKAYEAKQVEDKIYQIWEESGFFNPDNLKGKDKYCNVLPPPNANGELHIGHASGYVVMDFFGRYQRMLGKKVLLLPGKDHAGIQTQVVYEKKLKKEQGKTRYDLGREEFYKGCYEFCLDRANYMRNQERRIGLSADWSREKFTLDPDLIKTVSETFVEMSEEGLIYRGPRIISWCPRCFTALSDIEVEYEEQDGKLYTFKYDADFPFTISTTRPETKLGDTAVAVNPKDERYQKYIGQTISVNFLGVPLKLKIIADDGVDMNFGTGALGVTPAHSMVDYEMAQKHDLEIIRVIDQQGKIIVGNDNFKAFKDLTALEAREKVVADLRQAGLLIKEEEYKNNLSVCERCKTSVEQLISEQWFVNVDDSKKSLKKMAKRVIEKGDIKIYPEKFKKTMLDWIDNVHDWCISRQIWWGPRIPAWYHQSKGLKVSLDSPGEGWKQDEDTLDTWFSSGQWVYTTLGYPKGKDFKDFYPTDSMIMGRDLIFFWAFRMIIMSLYKTGKAPFKNLYFTGLIRDEQGRKMSKSKGNGIEPLEMISKYGTDAVRLSLVIGSAPGSDMNLGEEKIAGFRNFTNKFWNISRFILMMIGEEKIADKTPKPKTLADAWILSRLQQVIEVVTFNIEKFNLSLAGEILRDFTWNELADWYLEIAKIEGEKKEILAYILRTVLKLWHPLMPFVTEEVWSKFNDGMILVAPWPKAEKKLADESVGKDFLLVQEVVSVIRNLRSENKVEPGKKIKAVVKAGDNADLVSSQKEIITTLARLSELEFIENGKPDKSAVAVVGGVEVYLPLADLLDIDKEKERIAGEIEMTKKYCDNVGAKLSNDDFVARAPQAVVDGEKKKLEQAKEKLEKLTKQWESL; this is encoded by the coding sequence ATGGATAAAGCCTATGAAGCCAAACAGGTTGAAGATAAGATTTACCAGATTTGGGAAGAGTCGGGTTTTTTTAATCCCGACAATTTAAAGGGTAAAGATAAATATTGTAATGTTTTGCCACCACCTAATGCCAATGGCGAACTGCATATTGGTCACGCTTCAGGCTATGTAGTGATGGATTTTTTTGGTCGCTACCAGAGAATGCTCGGTAAAAAGGTTTTGCTTTTACCGGGAAAAGATCACGCCGGCATTCAGACGCAGGTGGTTTATGAGAAAAAGCTGAAAAAAGAGCAGGGAAAAACTCGTTATGATTTGGGTCGGGAAGAGTTTTATAAAGGGTGTTATGAGTTTTGTCTGGATCGGGCAAACTATATGCGCAACCAAGAAAGAAGGATTGGTTTGTCTGCTGACTGGTCGCGTGAGAAATTTACGCTTGATCCCGATCTGATCAAAACTGTTTCGGAAACTTTTGTTGAAATGTCGGAAGAAGGCTTGATTTATCGCGGGCCGAGGATTATTAGTTGGTGTCCACGATGTTTTACTGCTTTGTCCGACATAGAGGTGGAGTACGAAGAGCAAGATGGCAAGCTCTATACTTTCAAGTATGATGCCGATTTTCCGTTTACTATTTCTACGACACGACCGGAGACTAAACTGGGCGATACGGCGGTGGCAGTTAATCCCAAAGATGAACGTTATCAAAAATATATCGGACAGACGATCTCGGTCAATTTTTTGGGCGTGCCATTAAAACTAAAGATAATCGCTGACGATGGCGTTGACATGAACTTTGGTACCGGTGCGCTTGGCGTAACGCCGGCGCATTCAATGGTTGATTATGAAATGGCGCAGAAGCATGATCTGGAAATTATTAGAGTGATTGATCAACAAGGAAAAATTATCGTGGGTAATGATAATTTTAAGGCTTTTAAAGATTTAACAGCGCTGGAAGCTCGTGAAAAGGTTGTTGCCGACTTACGGCAGGCTGGTTTATTGATCAAGGAAGAAGAATATAAAAACAATCTATCAGTCTGCGAGCGCTGTAAAACATCGGTTGAGCAATTGATTTCTGAACAGTGGTTTGTTAATGTGGATGATTCTAAAAAGTCTTTGAAAAAAATGGCCAAGCGTGTGATCGAAAAAGGTGATATCAAAATTTATCCAGAGAAATTTAAAAAGACCATGCTTGATTGGATTGATAATGTTCATGATTGGTGTATTAGTCGACAGATTTGGTGGGGACCGCGCATTCCAGCTTGGTATCATCAGAGTAAGGGTCTAAAAGTTAGCCTGGATTCTCCCGGTGAAGGCTGGAAACAAGACGAAGATACTTTGGATACTTGGTTTTCTTCCGGTCAATGGGTTTACACCACGCTTGGTTATCCCAAAGGTAAAGATTTTAAAGATTTTTATCCTACCGACAGCATGATTATGGGACGAGATCTGATTTTTTTCTGGGCTTTTCGAATGATTATAATGAGTCTGTACAAAACCGGCAAAGCGCCTTTTAAAAATTTGTATTTCACCGGATTGATTCGCGACGAGCAGGGAAGGAAAATGAGCAAATCTAAAGGTAACGGTATTGAGCCTCTAGAAATGATTTCCAAATATGGTACGGACGCTGTACGGCTGTCTTTGGTTATTGGTTCTGCGCCGGGTAGTGATATGAACTTGGGTGAGGAAAAAATTGCCGGTTTTAGAAACTTTACCAACAAATTCTGGAATATCTCGAGATTTATCTTGATGATGATTGGTGAAGAAAAGATTGCCGACAAAACGCCCAAACCGAAAACTTTGGCGGATGCTTGGATTTTAAGCCGTTTGCAGCAAGTGATCGAGGTTGTTACTTTTAATATTGAAAAATTTAACTTATCTTTAGCCGGTGAGATTTTGCGAGACTTCACTTGGAATGAGTTAGCCGATTGGTATTTGGAGATTGCCAAAATCGAAGGCGAGAAAAAAGAAATTTTAGCTTATATCTTACGGACTGTTTTGAAGCTCTGGCATCCGCTAATGCCGTTTGTCACGGAAGAAGTTTGGTCCAAATTTAACGACGGGATGATTTTGGTAGCACCTTGGCCGAAAGCAGAGAAAAAGTTGGCTGACGAATCAGTTGGTAAAGATTTTTTGTTAGTACAAGAAGTCGTCAGCGTTATCCGCAACCTACGCTCAGAAAACAAAGTTGAACCGGGTAAAAAAATAAAAGCGGTTGTCAAAGCGGGGGACAACGCGGATTTGGTTTCCAGCCAGAAAGAAATTATCACTACCTTGGCGCGACTAAGCGAATTGGAATTTATTGAAAACGGTAAACCCGATAAATCTGCCGTAGCAGTGGTTGGCGGTGTGGAAGTATATTTGCCACTGGCCGATCTGCTCGATATCGATAAAGAAAAAGAAAGAATCGCCGGAGAAATAGAAATGACGAAAAAATATTGTGATAACGTCGGTGCTAAGCTATCTAACGATGATTTTGTCGCTCGCGCGCCGCAAGCAGTGGTGGATGGTGAAAAGAAAAAGTTAGAGCAAGCTAAAGAAAAACTGGAAAAACTAACCAAACAATGGGAAAGTTTGTAA
- the tyrS gene encoding tyrosine--tRNA ligase, whose amino-acid sequence MTKKVNTDPKLIHHLLTRGVENVYPSVDNLEKVLKSGKRLRIYNGIDPTGPNLHLGHAVVLRKLRELQDLGHEVIMLIGDFTGMIGDPTDKSATRVKLTRKQVLVNCKKYKKQASKILRFSGANAVKLMFNSKWLSKLKFADIVELASEFTVQQMLERDMFEKRIEEGKPVHLHEFLYPLMQGYDSVALDIDIEVGGNDQTFNMLAGRTMQKNRGREKFVLTTKLLSDPTGKKMGKTEGNMITLTDSATEMCGKVMSWSDEMIVGGFEILTDVPDEEVEKVKRGIGEGHNPREYKMQLAKEIVRLYHGASAADKAEIEFNKMFRDKEAPADMPEVVLASAEASINAVDLFLKAGLASSKSEARRLVEQGGLFINDVAIASADEVIEVKNGSVLKRGKRQFAKVIIK is encoded by the coding sequence ATGACAAAGAAAGTAAATACCGACCCAAAGTTAATCCATCATCTTTTGACGCGCGGCGTGGAAAACGTCTATCCTAGCGTCGATAACTTGGAAAAAGTTCTCAAATCCGGCAAGCGACTTCGTATCTATAATGGTATTGATCCTACCGGACCAAATTTGCATTTGGGTCATGCGGTTGTACTCCGTAAGCTGCGCGAACTGCAAGATCTTGGGCATGAAGTGATTATGCTGATCGGCGACTTTACCGGTATGATTGGCGACCCGACTGACAAGTCAGCCACGCGAGTGAAATTGACTCGCAAACAGGTTTTAGTGAATTGCAAAAAGTATAAAAAACAGGCGAGCAAAATTTTGCGTTTTTCCGGAGCCAACGCCGTGAAGCTAATGTTCAACTCCAAATGGCTTAGCAAGCTCAAATTTGCCGACATCGTCGAGCTAGCCAGCGAATTTACCGTCCAACAAATGCTTGAACGCGATATGTTCGAAAAAAGAATAGAGGAGGGTAAACCCGTGCATCTTCACGAATTTTTGTATCCTTTGATGCAGGGTTACGACAGCGTGGCGCTGGACATTGATATTGAGGTTGGCGGTAATGATCAGACTTTCAACATGCTCGCCGGTAGAACTATGCAAAAAAATCGTGGTCGGGAAAAATTTGTTTTGACTACTAAGCTACTGTCTGATCCGACTGGCAAAAAAATGGGTAAGACCGAAGGTAATATGATTACGTTGACCGACAGTGCCACGGAGATGTGTGGCAAGGTAATGTCCTGGTCAGACGAGATGATTGTTGGTGGTTTTGAGATTTTAACCGATGTGCCGGACGAGGAAGTGGAAAAGGTAAAAAGAGGAATTGGTGAAGGGCATAATCCACGTGAATATAAAATGCAGCTAGCCAAAGAAATAGTAAGGCTCTATCACGGTGCTAGCGCGGCAGATAAGGCAGAAATTGAGTTTAATAAAATGTTTCGTGATAAAGAGGCGCCAGCTGATATGCCCGAAGTAGTTTTAGCCTCAGCAGAAGCCAGTATCAACGCTGTTGATTTGTTTCTAAAAGCTGGTTTGGCTAGTAGTAAATCCGAAGCTAGAAGACTTGTCGAACAAGGTGGACTGTTTATTAATGACGTGGCAATCGCGTCAGCCGACGAAGTGATTGAGGTAAAAAACGGTAGCGTGCTAAAACGCGGCAAGCGACAATTTGCCAAGGTGATAATAAAATAA
- the argS gene encoding arginine--tRNA ligase, giving the protein MAVRIRQQIKDILRQSIGGDIDISLTIPPKLEMGDFSFALFELAKEQKKNPVELAAQLAVKLMQDVGDKNLIVEVQAVGPYLNIFVDKTAVVAEALKTKVAPKKGRGKIALDVFQANPLKMFHIGHLLNATLGDSLRRIVEFNGYKTATYSYSGDVGVHVAKWLWYYKNFYKGNVPKKEFNRWAGEVYAAACAKAAENSDYEKEINEINRLIDRRDKSIVSLWKKMTRASYKASWQIAKILDCRVDYSFPESICEDPGKKFVQAKMKSGSVKKDQGAWVIDLQQYKLGVFILIKTDGTALYQTKDLGLAQLRQKKIGKYDKCLFVVGGEQEFYFRQLFKTLEILGHPDAGKCEHVSHGLVSLKEGKMSSRLGNVISFDELLDRAQEKILEAINLKNPDLKNKNKVARIVALGALKFSMLHAERTHNVVFDWEQALSFEGNSGPYLQYSYARIRAIERKFKRGKSKIRAGKIDYSLLVNVAELRLIRVVSRFGTAVEKSFESYQPSVISNYLIELASEFNHFYHECKVVDPEHMALSFVRLELLKKVAEVLKQGLYLLGIDVVEEM; this is encoded by the coding sequence ATGGCAGTCAGGATCAGGCAGCAAATAAAAGACATTTTACGTCAATCAATTGGTGGTGATATTGATATTAGTTTAACCATTCCTCCAAAACTGGAAATGGGTGATTTTTCCTTTGCCCTTTTTGAATTAGCTAAAGAACAAAAGAAAAATCCGGTCGAATTGGCAGCGCAGCTCGCGGTAAAATTGATGCAAGATGTTGGTGACAAAAACTTGATCGTCGAAGTTCAGGCAGTCGGTCCGTATCTAAATATTTTTGTTGATAAAACCGCGGTAGTGGCAGAGGCGCTAAAAACGAAGGTAGCGCCAAAAAAAGGAAGAGGGAAGATAGCCCTTGACGTCTTTCAGGCCAATCCTCTCAAGATGTTTCATATTGGTCATCTGCTCAACGCGACTTTAGGCGATTCGTTGCGCCGCATTGTTGAATTTAATGGCTACAAAACGGCAACATATTCTTATTCTGGAGACGTTGGCGTGCACGTTGCCAAATGGTTGTGGTATTACAAAAATTTTTATAAAGGTAACGTGCCGAAAAAAGAATTTAACCGCTGGGCCGGTGAGGTTTACGCCGCGGCTTGTGCCAAAGCGGCAGAAAATTCCGATTACGAAAAAGAAATAAATGAAATCAATCGTCTGATTGATCGGCGTGATAAAAGTATTGTTTCACTTTGGAAAAAAATGACTCGCGCTAGCTACAAAGCGTCTTGGCAGATTGCCAAAATACTTGATTGCCGAGTCGATTATAGTTTCCCTGAAAGTATTTGCGAGGATCCTGGTAAGAAATTTGTTCAGGCTAAGATGAAGTCAGGATCGGTCAAAAAAGATCAAGGCGCTTGGGTAATAGATTTGCAGCAATACAAACTGGGTGTATTTATTTTGATTAAAACCGATGGTACGGCATTGTACCAGACAAAAGATTTAGGTTTAGCCCAGTTGCGACAGAAAAAAATTGGTAAGTATGACAAGTGTTTGTTTGTTGTTGGTGGTGAACAAGAATTTTATTTCCGTCAGCTTTTCAAAACCCTTGAAATATTGGGGCATCCCGATGCCGGAAAATGCGAACACGTGTCACACGGATTGGTTAGTCTTAAAGAGGGCAAGATGTCTTCGCGGTTAGGTAATGTCATTTCTTTCGATGAATTGCTTGATAGGGCGCAGGAAAAGATTTTAGAGGCAATAAATCTCAAAAATCCCGACTTGAAGAATAAAAACAAAGTGGCGCGAATCGTGGCGCTAGGCGCTCTCAAGTTTTCCATGTTGCATGCCGAGCGAACTCACAACGTGGTTTTTGACTGGGAACAGGCACTGTCTTTCGAGGGCAACTCCGGTCCGTACCTGCAATATTCTTACGCCAGAATTAGGGCGATTGAGAGAAAGTTTAAACGTGGTAAATCAAAGATTAGAGCTGGTAAAATAGATTATTCTTTGCTAGTCAATGTAGCCGAACTGCGGTTGATTAGGGTGGTGAGTCGTTTTGGTACGGCTGTTGAAAAATCTTTTGAGTCATACCAGCCATCAGTGATATCAAATTATTTGATCGAACTTGCGTCTGAATTTAATCATTTTTATCATGAGTGCAAGGTGGTCGATCCGGAACACATGGCTTTGAGTTTCGTTCGGCTGGAATTGTTAAAAAAGGTAGCGGAAGTATTAAAGCAAGGATTGTATTTACTTGGTATTGACGTGGTAGAAGAAATGTAA
- a CDS encoding DUF333 domain-containing protein — protein MKKYSIFFILVVAVLILAGCGPQPSLDIVKEGGLSVVNEPADSQNTGIANPASVYCENNNGKLEIRTSTDGSQTGYCVFTGGKECEEWAFMRGECTEATAKFKPEAKNIDVEMQGFVFNPSVVTISVGDTVTWNNRDKAYHDVVIKDLVTSESFGRDQKWSYTFTKVGEYDYICSLHPEMTGKIIVK, from the coding sequence ATGAAAAAATATTCGATTTTTTTCATACTTGTCGTGGCCGTTTTGATTTTAGCTGGTTGCGGACCGCAGCCGTCGCTTGATATTGTAAAAGAAGGCGGTTTGTCGGTGGTCAATGAACCAGCTGACAGTCAAAATACCGGCATTGCTAATCCGGCTTCGGTTTACTGCGAAAACAACAATGGTAAACTAGAAATTCGTACGTCAACCGATGGTAGTCAAACCGGCTATTGTGTTTTTACTGGCGGTAAAGAATGTGAAGAGTGGGCTTTTATGAGAGGAGAATGCACGGAAGCTACGGCGAAATTTAAGCCGGAAGCAAAAAATATCGATGTAGAGATGCAAGGTTTCGTATTTAATCCATCAGTGGTAACTATTAGTGTTGGTGACACGGTAACCTGGAATAATCGGGACAAGGCTTATCATGATGTGGTAATTAAGGATTTGGTGACTTCCGAATCTTTTGGTCGCGACCAAAAGTGGAGCTATACCTTTACCAAGGTGGGTGAGTATGATTATATATGCAGTCTACACCCGGAAATGACTGGAAAAATAATAGTAAAATAA
- a CDS encoding SIMPL domain-containing protein (The SIMPL domain is named for its presence in mouse protein SIMPL (signalling molecule that associates with mouse pelle-like kinase). Bacterial member BP26, from Brucella, was shown to assemble into a channel-like structure, while YggE from E. coli has been associated with resistance to oxidative stress.) — protein MNDNNTSCCDHDWRKPKTIILVLVVMALTAIVIVALVRDRIVNNNQWQISVTGQGKVAYQPDTAKIILGYQADKAPQADVALKQLNAKMNEITKAVVASGIAMQDIQTQNYSLYPQYDYVDNVSKVGGYSANQMLIIKIKDIQSNPELTTKVLAAATTAGANQVNGVYFESSKINDLRQEARLKAIADAQTKSGAIAKELHARLGKVVGWWENTVYSPETNSYYADGKGGVGAGYSVSPNVPTGTQELIIEASVNYKLK, from the coding sequence ATGAACGACAACAACACCTCTTGTTGCGATCACGACTGGCGCAAACCAAAAACCATTATTTTGGTTTTAGTCGTCATGGCCCTGACCGCAATCGTCATCGTCGCCTTAGTCCGCGACCGAATTGTTAACAATAATCAATGGCAAATTTCAGTTACTGGTCAAGGAAAAGTTGCTTACCAACCCGATACCGCCAAAATAATCCTCGGTTATCAGGCAGACAAAGCGCCCCAAGCCGACGTTGCTCTTAAACAACTCAATGCCAAAATGAACGAAATCACCAAAGCCGTAGTCGCGTCCGGCATTGCCATGCAAGATATCCAAACTCAAAACTATTCCCTTTATCCGCAATACGATTATGTCGACAATGTTTCCAAGGTCGGCGGCTATAGCGCCAACCAAATGCTGATTATTAAAATCAAAGATATCCAAAGCAATCCCGAACTAACAACAAAAGTTTTGGCGGCGGCGACAACCGCCGGCGCCAACCAAGTAAACGGCGTTTATTTTGAAAGTTCCAAAATAAATGATTTGCGCCAAGAAGCGCGGCTCAAAGCGATTGCCGATGCTCAAACCAAATCCGGAGCAATAGCCAAAGAACTGCACGCTCGACTAGGCAAAGTCGTCGGCTGGTGGGAAAACACTGTTTATAGTCCGGAAACAAATAGTTATTATGCCGATGGCAAAGGCGGCGTCGGCGCCGGATATTCTGTTTCGCCAAACGTTCCGACTGGCACCCAAGAACTAATCATCGAAGCTAGTGTCAACTACAAATTAAAATAG
- a CDS encoding KUP/HAK/KT family potassium transporter — MQNGKNKTLSFGLMVGALGIVYGDIGTSPLYALKEAFFGIYHLERNPGNVLGLLSLFFWSLMIIVTIKYIGLIMRADNHGEGGIFALLALIRQGRAKKFVSAGIGVAILIGAALLYSDGVITPAISVLSAVEGLNVVTSSLTGFVVPITVVILIGLFSIQRRGSGKVGSLFGPIMIIWFLVLAVLGLPQIFLHPEVLGALSPLPAINFIFMYGWKTMFFLGAVVLCVTGAEALYADMGHFGRRSITAVWLTLVYPALVINYFGQGARLLSAGEIPNEHLFYSLAPSWALIPLVILSTMATIIASQALISGAFSLTSQATALGVLPRLKTIHTNAKVEGQIYMPFVNLTLLVGCIFLVINFKTSGALAAAYGVAVTGAMVVTTAAFYLLARHQWHWPIYIVGPIGLVLLIIDITFFAANLLKITKGGYIPLVIAVCLFFIMHAWQWGRKRVTHAYAELPGLTVNELIEAKQNNKEHLLHRSVVVMASRPIFDKSDRIPVALDSFCHKWGSAIPKHVILFNVSFVNKPRVSRTDRYKITILHEDPEIGTVSFVQVFYGYMQTPFIRDVLEELKEKKKIHIPADPSKWLVLVGAERFTSRPRRLLDRIRLAVFRSIMMVSKPVTSYLGLGSDPQVAIETVNI, encoded by the coding sequence ATGCAAAATGGAAAAAATAAAACCCTTTCTTTTGGCCTGATGGTGGGCGCTCTAGGTATTGTTTACGGAGATATCGGCACTTCGCCTTTATATGCGCTCAAAGAGGCCTTTTTTGGTATTTACCATTTAGAAAGGAATCCGGGAAACGTTTTGGGGCTGCTTTCGCTTTTCTTTTGGTCTTTAATGATTATAGTCACGATTAAATATATCGGATTGATTATGCGGGCGGACAATCATGGTGAAGGCGGAATTTTTGCGTTACTAGCTTTGATTCGTCAGGGTCGCGCAAAAAAATTTGTTTCCGCTGGTATTGGTGTGGCGATATTGATCGGTGCGGCACTGCTTTATAGTGACGGCGTGATTACTCCGGCGATTTCCGTTTTATCGGCAGTCGAGGGTTTAAATGTCGTTACTTCCAGTTTGACAGGATTCGTTGTTCCAATCACTGTTGTGATTTTAATCGGTTTATTTTCCATCCAAAGAAGGGGTAGCGGTAAGGTAGGCAGTTTGTTTGGACCGATTATGATTATTTGGTTTTTGGTTTTAGCAGTCTTGGGATTGCCTCAAATTTTTTTGCACCCCGAAGTGCTCGGCGCACTGTCGCCGCTCCCGGCGATTAATTTTATTTTTATGTACGGTTGGAAAACGATGTTTTTTTTGGGGGCAGTGGTATTGTGCGTGACTGGTGCCGAGGCTTTATATGCTGATATGGGACACTTTGGTCGCCGGTCGATTACCGCTGTGTGGCTTACTCTAGTTTATCCGGCTCTGGTTATTAACTATTTTGGTCAAGGAGCCAGACTGCTTTCCGCCGGTGAAATTCCCAACGAACATTTATTTTATTCTTTGGCTCCATCATGGGCATTAATTCCTTTAGTGATTTTATCGACGATGGCGACAATTATCGCCAGCCAGGCATTAATTTCCGGCGCTTTTTCTCTGACTAGTCAAGCAACAGCGTTGGGTGTACTTCCGCGATTGAAGACAATACACACTAACGCTAAAGTAGAAGGACAGATTTATATGCCTTTTGTCAATCTGACTCTTTTGGTTGGATGTATTTTTCTTGTTATAAACTTCAAAACTTCTGGCGCGCTTGCCGCTGCTTACGGAGTCGCTGTTACGGGTGCCATGGTGGTCACTACCGCCGCTTTTTATTTATTAGCACGCCATCAATGGCATTGGCCCATTTATATCGTCGGTCCGATCGGGCTAGTTTTATTAATTATTGATATAACATTTTTTGCCGCCAATCTTTTAAAAATTACTAAAGGTGGATATATTCCTTTAGTGATTGCTGTTTGTTTATTTTTTATTATGCATGCTTGGCAATGGGGAAGAAAAAGAGTTACGCACGCTTATGCCGAATTGCCGGGGTTGACTGTTAATGAGTTAATCGAAGCAAAGCAAAACAATAAAGAACATTTATTGCATCGTTCGGTGGTGGTTATGGCATCGCGACCGATATTTGATAAAAGCGACAGGATTCCAGTAGCGTTAGACTCTTTTTGTCATAAATGGGGATCAGCTATACCTAAACACGTTATTTTGTTTAATGTTTCCTTTGTTAACAAACCTAGGGTTTCCAGGACTGATCGCTACAAAATTACTATACTGCACGAAGATCCTGAGATTGGAACAGTATCTTTTGTTCAGGTATTTTATGGTTATATGCAAACTCCTTTTATTAGGGATGTTTTGGAGGAACTAAAAGAAAAAAAGAAAATTCATATTCCAGCCGATCCGTCCAAATGGTTGGTGTTGGTCGGTGCTGAACGTTTTACCAGCCGACCTCGCCGATTACTTGATCGTATTAGACTGGCAGTGTTTCGTTCAATAATGATGGTGTCAAAACCGGTTACCAGTTATTTAGGACTGGGCTCTGATCCGCAGGTAGCGATCGAGACGGTGAATATTTAG